In Luteitalea sp., the DNA window CGGGCTGGTAATCGCTGCCGTCGGAATCTACGGTGTCTTAAGCTACGTGGTATCGCAGCGCACGCGCGAGATTGGCGTCCGAATGGCCCTCGGAGCGACACGCGGCAAAGTGGTCGGCATGGTGATGACGAAAGCCTGCCTGCTGGTCGCGGCCGGTCTGCTCATTGGGAGCGTCGGGGCGTGGTACCTAAGTGCAGCCGCCGAGAGCTTCCTGTTCCGCACCCAGGCAAACGACCCGCGAGCATTCCTCGTGGCGCTGATGGCGTTGGGGCTCGCCGGCCTCGTGGCGAGCGCGATTCCC includes these proteins:
- a CDS encoding FtsX-like permease family protein, translated to AVLAVLPDVPLRNVQAMEELMARHVAQRRLTMLLLGLFGLLGLVIAAVGIYGVLSYVVSQRTREIGVRMALGATRGKVVGMVMTKACLLVAAGLLIGSVGAWYLSAAAESFLFRTQANDPRAFLVALMALGLAGLVASAIPARRAASVDPMVALRTE